In Levilactobacillus brevis, a single genomic region encodes these proteins:
- the rseP gene encoding RIP metalloprotease RseP: protein MITTIITFIIVFGILVIVHEFGHFYFAKRGGILVREFSIGMGPKLFYRRGKDGTTYTVRLLPVGGYVRMAGAEDDEDEIQPGTPVSLYLGKNDQVERINASKKSTLFNGIPVEITGSDLEDELWIEGYENGDESEVKRYPVAHDATIIETDGTELQIAPKDVQFQSASLGRRLMTNFAGPMNNIILAIVTFMLMSFVQGGVAMGTNQVQVASSPVSVAKKAGIQTNDKILSVNGKQTKDWTALSTAIQPRANKATKVVIQRGKTQKTLTLTPKGEKSNGKTVGMIGITQAQNKQIGPILASGFTQTWTMTKALFGALWSMVSGHFSLNDLGGPVAIFATTSQATQFGLVGVLNFLAFLSINLAIVNLLPIPALDGGKILLNFIEAIRRKPLSENVEAGITLVGVGFLVILMLLVTWNDIERYFIH from the coding sequence GTGATTACCACGATTATTACGTTTATTATCGTCTTTGGGATTCTGGTCATTGTCCACGAGTTTGGTCATTTTTACTTTGCCAAGCGCGGCGGGATTCTGGTTCGAGAATTTTCCATTGGCATGGGCCCCAAGCTGTTTTATCGGCGGGGGAAGGATGGCACCACCTATACCGTTCGGCTATTACCCGTTGGGGGCTACGTGCGTATGGCCGGTGCCGAAGATGATGAAGATGAAATTCAGCCCGGGACGCCAGTTAGCCTGTATCTGGGAAAAAATGATCAGGTTGAGCGCATTAACGCCAGCAAGAAGTCCACGTTGTTTAACGGGATTCCGGTCGAAATTACCGGGTCCGATCTGGAGGATGAACTCTGGATTGAGGGCTACGAGAACGGCGATGAGTCCGAGGTGAAACGCTATCCGGTCGCCCACGATGCCACCATCATTGAAACGGATGGCACCGAGCTTCAGATTGCGCCCAAGGATGTGCAGTTCCAGTCGGCATCGTTAGGCCGGCGGTTGATGACCAACTTTGCTGGTCCCATGAACAATATCATTCTGGCCATTGTGACCTTTATGCTGATGTCATTCGTTCAGGGTGGCGTGGCGATGGGAACCAATCAGGTGCAAGTCGCCAGCTCTCCGGTCTCCGTGGCCAAGAAGGCCGGGATTCAGACCAACGATAAGATCTTATCGGTCAATGGTAAGCAGACCAAGGACTGGACGGCCTTAAGCACCGCCATTCAACCACGGGCCAATAAGGCGACCAAGGTTGTGATTCAACGGGGCAAGACGCAAAAAACGTTGACTCTGACGCCAAAGGGTGAGAAGTCCAACGGTAAGACGGTCGGGATGATCGGTATTACTCAGGCCCAGAATAAGCAGATTGGGCCGATTCTAGCGTCCGGCTTCACCCAGACCTGGACGATGACCAAGGCGTTGTTTGGCGCCCTATGGAGCATGGTATCCGGGCACTTTAGTCTAAACGACCTGGGGGGACCAGTGGCCATCTTTGCCACGACCTCCCAAGCGACGCAGTTTGGCCTGGTCGGTGTTTTGAACTTCCTGGCCTTTCTCTCAATTAACTTGGCAATTGTCAATTTACTACCAATTCCAGCCTTAGATGGTGGTAAAATATTATTGAACTTTATTGAGGCGATTCGGCGTAAGCCCCTTTCTGAGAACGTGGAAGCGGGGATTACGCTGGTGGGTGTCGGCTTTCTGGTAATCTTGATGTTACTGGTTACTTGGAACGACATCGAACGCTACTTTATTCACTAG
- the frr gene encoding ribosome recycling factor, producing MDMADQIITDAQSRMKKAEDALKRELGTIRAGRANASILNRVMVEYYGAQTPLNQVASITIPEPRVLMVTPYDKSALEDIEKGILESDVGITPANDGTAIRLVIPQLTEERRKEIAKQVKATAEQGKVAVRNVRRDAMDSVKKGHKNGDYTDDDLHNLEDQVQKVTDKAIKGVDAIAADKEKEVLTD from the coding sequence ATAGATATGGCAGATCAAATTATTACAGATGCACAGAGTCGGATGAAAAAGGCCGAAGACGCCTTAAAGCGTGAATTGGGAACAATTCGTGCCGGCCGGGCCAACGCAAGTATTTTGAACCGGGTCATGGTGGAATACTATGGTGCCCAGACGCCGCTGAACCAAGTGGCCTCCATCACCATTCCAGAACCACGGGTCTTAATGGTAACGCCTTATGACAAGTCTGCCCTCGAAGATATCGAAAAGGGTATCTTGGAATCTGACGTGGGGATCACGCCAGCCAACGACGGGACGGCCATCCGGTTAGTGATTCCACAACTGACCGAGGAACGGCGTAAGGAGATCGCTAAGCAGGTTAAGGCTACGGCTGAACAAGGCAAGGTTGCCGTGCGGAACGTCCGTCGTGACGCGATGGATAGCGTCAAGAAGGGCCATAAGAATGGCGACTACACCGACGATGATCTTCACAACTTGGAAGACCAAGTTCAGAAGGTTACGGACAAGGCCATCAAGGGCGTTGATGCCATTGCGGCAGATAAGGAAAAAGAAGTCTTAACCGACTAA
- a CDS encoding PolC-type DNA polymerase III: MDEDRHALFEKLLQQLDLSGAADQPYFQTATIDRLTVHEQSRRWHFYLKLPSILPFTAFVEFHNHLQIAFREIATVGASIEVEQPELTDRLLGDYWEWVVKNSGLTSNLVQELCQSQVPQMDPDGRVLLYAQNEVVKNFLANQALGPIEDTYRQAGFPKFNIHVMVDESKSQAKIDEFKARQEKTDAQLAQQAAAAIEKANQKRASQSNGDVQAASGPTQIGKAIKGDQPTMRMVDITQEERSVIVEGYIFDKEVRKLRSGRQLLTIKITDYTSSIVVKKFSRGAEDEAQFAGVEEGSWVKVRGSVQEDSFMRDLALNAYDINEVKHASRQDTAPADQKRVELHLHTTMSQMDATNPIGDYVSQAKKWGMPALAITDHADVQGFPAAFNAGAKAGVKMLYGVEANLVDDGVPIGYNSAHVPLDGATYVVFDVETTGLSAIYDKVIELSAVKMEHKNVVDQFEEFIDPGFPLSEQTTNLTSITDDMVAGSKSEEEVFKLFREFCGDAIIVGHNVTFDVGFMNTGYKRHNMPEISNPIIDTLTLARFLYPTLKSYRLNTLAKRFHVSLEHHHRAVYDAESTGHLNYLFLKDAEDRYDIQYHDQLNDHMTDNDAYKHARPSHAILIAKTQAGLKNMFKLVSASNVDYFYRVPRVPRSVLDHYREGIIVGSACSSGEVFTAMMQKGQVEAAAKAKYYDYLEVQPKAAYQPLIDSGLIADEANLEEIVGNMVQLGHDLNKPVVATGDVHYLNPEDYIYRKILIHSQGGANPLNRQELPDAHFLTTNEMLADFAYLGEDTAKEIVVTNTQKIANEVDEVHPLKDKLYTPRMAGAEDEIRQRTMDTAHAWYGDPLPELVQHRVDRELKSIIGNGFSVIYLIAQRLVAKSNKDGYLVGSRGSVGSSVVATFTGITEVNPLPPHYRCPNCQYSHFYTKGEYSSGYDLPEKNCPKCGTLMIGDGHNIPFETFLGFKGNKVPDIDLNFSGDYQPIAHNYTKVLFGEKNVYRAGTIGTVADKTAYGYVKAYERDTEQTFRGAEIDRLAKGATGVKRTTGQHPAGIIVVPDYMDIYDFTPIQYPADDQNAAWQTTHFDFHSIHDNILKIDILGHDDPTMIRTLQDLSGVDPQTIPMDDPGVMALFSGTDSLGVTPEQIQSKTGTLGVPEFGTRFVRGMLEETHPKNYSQLLQISGLSHGTDVWLGNAEELIKAGTATIANVIGCRDNIMTDLINFGLDSETSFQVMEHVRKGRGIPDEWQEKMKQTDCPDWYIDSCLKIKYMFPRAHAAAYVLMALRVAYFKVYFPIIYYAAYFSVRADDFDVVAMAQGKTAVKAAMKAINDQGMDASTKDKNLLTVLELANEMLERGYNFKMIDLEKSDAADWIIDGNTLIAPFKAAPGLGLNVAKQIVAARNDRPFISKEDLAKRGKVSKTLIDFMTENGVLDGLPDENQLSLFDDMM; this comes from the coding sequence GTGGACGAAGATCGCCATGCATTATTTGAAAAATTATTACAACAACTAGATTTGTCTGGGGCGGCGGATCAGCCGTATTTCCAGACGGCCACCATTGACCGGTTGACCGTTCACGAACAGTCACGGCGCTGGCATTTTTATTTAAAATTACCCAGTATCTTGCCGTTTACGGCCTTTGTGGAATTTCATAACCACCTGCAAATTGCCTTTCGGGAGATTGCGACGGTCGGGGCTTCCATCGAAGTTGAGCAGCCCGAGTTAACCGATCGTTTGCTGGGGGATTACTGGGAATGGGTCGTCAAGAACAGCGGCCTCACCAGTAATTTAGTTCAGGAACTCTGCCAATCCCAGGTCCCACAAATGGACCCGGACGGGCGGGTGTTGCTGTACGCGCAGAATGAAGTTGTGAAGAACTTTTTAGCCAATCAAGCACTGGGTCCCATTGAGGATACCTACCGGCAGGCGGGCTTCCCTAAGTTCAACATCCACGTGATGGTGGACGAATCCAAGTCGCAGGCTAAGATCGACGAGTTCAAGGCGCGGCAGGAAAAGACCGATGCCCAGTTGGCCCAACAGGCCGCGGCGGCGATTGAGAAGGCTAACCAGAAGCGGGCGAGTCAGAGCAACGGTGACGTGCAGGCCGCTAGTGGCCCGACCCAGATTGGGAAGGCCATTAAGGGCGATCAGCCGACGATGCGAATGGTCGATATTACCCAAGAGGAACGGTCCGTCATTGTTGAAGGGTACATTTTCGACAAGGAAGTCCGCAAATTGCGGTCGGGTCGCCAACTTCTGACCATCAAGATTACCGACTACACATCCTCGATTGTCGTGAAGAAGTTCTCGCGGGGGGCCGAAGACGAAGCCCAATTTGCCGGTGTTGAAGAGGGCAGTTGGGTCAAGGTTCGCGGGAGCGTCCAGGAAGACAGCTTCATGCGTGATCTGGCGCTGAACGCCTACGATATCAACGAAGTCAAGCATGCCAGCCGTCAAGACACGGCCCCGGCCGATCAGAAGCGGGTGGAATTGCACCTGCACACCACGATGAGTCAGATGGATGCCACCAATCCGATTGGCGATTATGTCAGTCAGGCTAAAAAATGGGGGATGCCCGCATTGGCCATTACCGATCACGCCGACGTACAAGGCTTTCCCGCTGCTTTCAATGCGGGAGCTAAGGCTGGAGTTAAGATGCTCTACGGGGTGGAAGCCAATCTGGTGGATGATGGCGTCCCGATTGGGTATAACAGTGCCCACGTGCCGCTAGACGGCGCTACCTATGTGGTCTTTGACGTGGAAACGACGGGGCTATCCGCCATTTATGACAAGGTTATTGAATTGTCCGCGGTCAAGATGGAGCATAAGAACGTGGTGGACCAGTTCGAGGAATTCATCGATCCCGGTTTCCCCCTGTCCGAACAGACCACGAATCTGACCAGTATTACCGATGACATGGTGGCCGGGTCCAAGTCCGAAGAAGAGGTCTTCAAGCTCTTCCGCGAGTTCTGTGGCGATGCCATTATCGTTGGTCATAACGTGACTTTCGACGTGGGGTTCATGAACACCGGCTATAAGCGACACAACATGCCGGAAATCAGCAATCCCATCATCGATACGCTGACGTTGGCCCGGTTCCTGTATCCGACGCTGAAGAGCTACCGCCTGAATACGCTGGCTAAACGTTTCCATGTCAGTCTGGAGCACCATCACCGGGCTGTTTACGATGCCGAGTCCACGGGGCACCTGAACTATCTGTTCTTGAAGGACGCCGAAGACCGCTACGATATTCAGTATCACGACCAACTCAACGACCACATGACCGATAACGACGCGTATAAACACGCGCGGCCGAGCCATGCCATCCTGATTGCCAAGACGCAGGCCGGTTTGAAGAACATGTTTAAGCTGGTTTCGGCGTCGAACGTGGACTACTTCTACCGGGTACCCCGGGTGCCACGTAGCGTGTTGGACCATTACCGCGAGGGGATTATCGTCGGGTCGGCCTGCTCGTCCGGCGAAGTCTTCACCGCGATGATGCAAAAGGGACAGGTCGAGGCCGCGGCGAAGGCCAAGTACTACGATTACCTGGAAGTTCAGCCCAAGGCGGCCTACCAACCACTGATTGATTCGGGTCTGATTGCCGATGAAGCCAATTTGGAAGAAATTGTGGGAAACATGGTTCAACTGGGCCACGACCTGAACAAACCAGTGGTCGCCACCGGAGACGTGCACTACCTGAACCCAGAGGACTACATTTACCGTAAGATTCTGATTCACTCGCAGGGGGGCGCAAACCCCTTGAACCGGCAAGAATTGCCCGATGCACATTTCCTGACGACAAACGAGATGCTTGCTGACTTTGCCTATCTGGGTGAGGACACGGCCAAGGAAATCGTGGTCACCAATACACAGAAGATTGCCAACGAGGTGGATGAGGTTCACCCGTTGAAAGACAAGCTGTATACGCCACGGATGGCGGGTGCCGAGGATGAAATTCGGCAGCGGACCATGGATACGGCCCACGCCTGGTATGGCGATCCGTTGCCGGAATTGGTTCAGCACCGGGTTGACCGGGAGCTGAAGTCGATCATTGGAAACGGGTTCTCCGTGATTTATTTAATCGCCCAACGGCTGGTAGCCAAGTCCAATAAGGACGGGTACTTGGTTGGGTCGCGGGGGTCTGTCGGCTCCAGTGTGGTCGCAACGTTCACCGGGATTACCGAAGTGAATCCGTTGCCGCCACACTATCGCTGCCCCAACTGTCAGTATTCGCACTTCTATACCAAGGGTGAGTATAGCTCGGGTTATGATTTACCTGAGAAAAACTGCCCCAAGTGTGGAACTTTGATGATTGGCGACGGTCATAACATTCCGTTCGAAACGTTCCTAGGGTTTAAGGGGAACAAGGTCCCCGATATTGATTTGAACTTCTCCGGGGACTACCAACCGATTGCCCACAACTACACGAAGGTCTTGTTCGGTGAGAAGAACGTGTACCGGGCCGGAACGATCGGGACCGTGGCCGACAAGACGGCTTATGGGTACGTGAAAGCCTATGAGCGTGACACGGAACAGACCTTTAGAGGCGCGGAGATTGATCGTCTGGCCAAGGGCGCAACCGGAGTCAAACGGACCACCGGGCAACATCCCGCGGGGATCATCGTTGTGCCGGACTATATGGATATTTACGACTTTACGCCGATTCAGTACCCGGCCGACGACCAGAATGCCGCTTGGCAAACGACCCACTTTGATTTCCATTCGATTCACGATAATATTTTAAAAATTGATATTCTGGGACATGATGACCCGACCATGATTCGGACGCTGCAAGATTTGTCCGGGGTCGATCCGCAGACGATTCCGATGGACGATCCGGGCGTCATGGCACTGTTCTCCGGAACGGATTCCTTGGGTGTCACGCCGGAACAGATTCAATCCAAGACGGGGACGCTGGGCGTGCCCGAATTTGGGACGCGCTTTGTCCGGGGGATGCTTGAGGAGACCCATCCGAAGAACTACTCGCAGCTGCTTCAGATTTCCGGTCTGTCTCACGGGACCGACGTGTGGTTAGGAAACGCTGAAGAGTTAATCAAGGCGGGCACCGCCACCATCGCTAACGTGATTGGTTGCCGGGATAACATCATGACCGACTTGATTAACTTCGGACTGGATTCCGAAACGTCCTTCCAGGTGATGGAACACGTGCGGAAGGGCCGGGGGATTCCCGACGAATGGCAAGAAAAGATGAAACAAACGGATTGCCCGGACTGGTACATTGATTCTTGCTTGAAGATCAAGTACATGTTCCCGCGGGCCCATGCCGCGGCCTACGTGCTGATGGCGTTGCGGGTGGCTTACTTCAAGGTCTACTTCCCGATTATTTACTACGCCGCTTACTTCTCCGTGCGGGCCGATGACTTCGATGTTGTCGCCATGGCTCAGGGGAAGACGGCAGTAAAGGCCGCGATGAAGGCAATCAATGATCAGGGGATGGACGCATCGACTAAGGACAAGAACCTGTTGACGGTGCTCGAACTAGCCAATGAAATGCTGGAACGGGGCTACAACTTCAAGATGATTGACCTAGAGAAGTCCGATGCGGCCGACTGGATTATCGACGGTAATACGTTGATTGCCCCATTCAAGGCGGCTCCCGGACTGGGGCTGAACGTGGCCAAGCAGATTGTGGCGGCACGTAACGACCGGCCATTCATCTCTAAGGAAGATCTTGCCAAACGGGGGAAGGTCTCCAAGACGTTGATTGATTTCATGACGGAAAACGGCGTGCTCGATGGCTTGCCAGACGAGAACCAGTTAAGCTTGTTCGACGACATGATGTAA
- the pyrH gene encoding UMP kinase, whose product MADVKYKRIMLKLSGEALAGDKGFGINPPVIKTVAEEVKSVYKLGIQIAIVVGGGNMWRGVSGEQMGMERAQADYIGMLATIMNALALQDNLESIGVPTRVQTSIEMRQIAEPYIRRKAIRHLEKERVVIFAGGTGSPYFSTDTTAALRAAEINADAILMAKNGVDGIYSADPNKDPDAVKFDQLTQLDIINKDLHVMDTTASSLSMDNDIPFVVFNLNKSGNIRKVVEGENIGTTVRGK is encoded by the coding sequence ATGGCGGACGTAAAGTATAAACGGATTATGCTCAAGCTGAGTGGCGAGGCTTTGGCCGGCGACAAGGGTTTTGGGATTAATCCGCCGGTGATTAAAACCGTAGCGGAAGAGGTTAAGAGTGTCTATAAGTTGGGCATTCAGATCGCTATTGTGGTTGGTGGCGGTAACATGTGGCGTGGCGTGTCTGGCGAGCAAATGGGCATGGAACGGGCACAGGCCGATTATATCGGGATGTTAGCCACCATCATGAACGCGTTAGCCTTGCAAGACAACTTAGAGTCAATTGGGGTCCCAACGCGGGTTCAGACTTCTATTGAGATGCGGCAGATTGCCGAACCGTATATTCGGCGGAAGGCCATCCGCCACCTGGAAAAGGAACGCGTCGTTATCTTCGCGGGGGGTACGGGTAGTCCGTACTTCTCCACGGATACGACCGCTGCTTTACGGGCGGCAGAAATCAACGCGGATGCTATCTTAATGGCTAAGAACGGGGTCGACGGGATTTACTCAGCCGATCCAAACAAGGATCCGGATGCCGTTAAGTTTGACCAGTTGACGCAGTTGGATATTATCAACAAGGACCTGCACGTGATGGATACCACGGCTAGTTCACTTTCGATGGATAATGATATCCCGTTTGTCGTGTTCAATCTCAACAAGAGTGGCAACATTCGCAAGGTGGTTGAAGGCGAAAATATCGGGACCACAGTTAGGGGTAAATAG
- a CDS encoding proline--tRNA ligase — protein MKQSKLLIPTLKEVPNDAEALSHQMMLRAGYIRQVTAGVYAYLPLAYRVLENIEKIIREEMAKIDAVETLMPAILPASLWEESGRYETYGPNLFKLKNRHDSDFILGPTHEETFTMLVRDAIKSYKRLPLVMYQIQPKYRDEDRPRYGLLRGREFIMEDGYSFTINDEDLDRIYSQMEHAYENIFDRVGLNYRAIVGDGGAMGGKDSKEFSAIAPVGEDTIVYSDSSDYAANLEMARSLFISKKSHAQPEELQKVATPGAKTIDEVAEFLDVKPSTLVKSMLYVAKYVDADDQPVMVLVRGDHAVNETKLKNYLNADFLDPATPDQAKEFLGANFGSLGPVGVGEDVKILADQYVGDMVNVTVGADEDGYHYVNANAGRDFRVDDYADFREVQPGDLSPDGAGVLKFTKGIEIGHIFKLGTRYSDALGATVLDEGGRQKPVVMGSYGIGVSRLLSAIAEQQADENGLVWPRNIAPFDIHLVPVNLKKEDQANLTDELEEQLTAKGYRVLTDDRKERPGVKFADSDLMGIPVRITIGKKAGEGIVEIKIRKTGETVEVIKDEVASTVEILFKDID, from the coding sequence ATGAAACAATCGAAATTACTCATTCCGACGCTTAAGGAAGTACCCAATGACGCGGAGGCCTTGAGCCACCAAATGATGTTGCGGGCGGGCTACATTCGCCAAGTGACTGCCGGGGTTTACGCTTACTTGCCCCTGGCTTACCGGGTGCTGGAAAATATCGAAAAGATCATTCGGGAAGAAATGGCGAAGATTGACGCCGTGGAAACCCTGATGCCAGCGATCTTACCCGCCTCATTGTGGGAAGAATCCGGACGTTACGAGACGTACGGCCCCAACTTATTTAAGCTGAAGAACCGTCACGATAGCGACTTTATCCTGGGCCCCACGCATGAAGAAACCTTCACGATGTTGGTGCGTGATGCCATCAAGTCCTACAAGCGGTTGCCGTTGGTGATGTACCAAATCCAACCCAAGTACCGTGACGAAGACCGTCCACGCTACGGTTTACTCCGGGGCCGCGAGTTCATCATGGAGGATGGCTATTCCTTCACGATCAACGATGAAGACCTGGATCGCATTTACAGCCAGATGGAACACGCCTACGAGAACATCTTTGATCGGGTGGGCTTAAACTACCGGGCCATCGTAGGTGACGGTGGTGCCATGGGTGGTAAGGATTCCAAGGAGTTCTCCGCCATTGCGCCAGTGGGTGAAGACACGATTGTTTACTCCGACTCTTCTGATTATGCCGCTAACTTGGAAATGGCCCGCAGCCTCTTCATCAGTAAGAAGTCGCACGCGCAACCCGAGGAACTGCAAAAGGTTGCGACACCAGGAGCCAAGACGATTGATGAAGTCGCCGAGTTCCTGGACGTTAAGCCGTCAACGTTGGTCAAGAGCATGCTGTACGTGGCTAAGTACGTGGACGCCGATGATCAACCTGTCATGGTCTTGGTTCGCGGCGACCACGCCGTCAACGAGACCAAGCTGAAGAACTACCTGAACGCCGACTTCTTAGATCCTGCGACGCCGGACCAAGCCAAGGAATTCTTGGGGGCCAACTTTGGTTCCCTAGGTCCCGTTGGTGTGGGCGAAGACGTTAAGATTCTGGCCGACCAATACGTGGGTGACATGGTCAACGTGACCGTGGGTGCCGATGAGGACGGTTACCATTACGTCAACGCCAACGCGGGTCGCGACTTCAGAGTGGACGACTACGCAGACTTCCGTGAAGTGCAGCCCGGTGACTTGTCACCAGATGGCGCCGGTGTCCTGAAGTTCACCAAGGGAATTGAAATTGGACACATCTTTAAGCTGGGGACGCGGTACTCCGACGCATTAGGCGCCACGGTACTGGACGAAGGCGGCCGGCAGAAGCCCGTTGTCATGGGGTCATATGGGATCGGGGTCAGTCGGTTGTTATCCGCGATTGCGGAACAACAAGCTGATGAAAACGGTCTGGTTTGGCCACGAAACATCGCGCCATTTGACATTCACTTGGTTCCAGTCAACCTGAAGAAGGAAGACCAAGCCAACTTGACTGATGAACTGGAAGAACAGTTGACGGCCAAAGGCTATCGGGTCTTGACCGATGACCGGAAGGAACGTCCCGGTGTTAAGTTTGCCGATTCCGACCTGATGGGAATTCCAGTTCGGATTACCATCGGCAAGAAGGCCGGCGAGGGTATCGTTGAAATTAAGATCAGAAAGACTGGTGAAACGGTCGAAGTTATTAAGGATGAAGTCGCAAGCACTGTGGAAATTCTCTTTAAAGACATCGACTAG
- a CDS encoding isoprenyl transferase, with the protein MFSFLNKDQATGEVTERQLDEQNIPAHIAIIMDGNGRWAQQRHLPRIAGHKQGMNTVKTVAKAASHLGVKVLTLYAFSTENWKRPSTEVNYLMKLPVDFFGTFVPDLVKNNIRVKVMGYTDQLPAATQKAVRDAIADTADCTGMVLNFALNYGGRAEIVTATQRLAEQVRTGQLTADEITAETIGQQLMTGDLADLADPDLLIRTSGEERLSNFMLWQVAYSEFVFMQEHWPDFDQTTLEQAIYTYQQRHRRFGGLTPTADQK; encoded by the coding sequence GTGTTTTCATTTTTAAATAAGGATCAAGCCACTGGCGAGGTCACGGAGCGCCAATTAGATGAGCAGAATATTCCCGCCCATATTGCGATTATCATGGATGGCAATGGGCGCTGGGCGCAGCAACGGCATTTGCCACGGATTGCTGGCCACAAGCAGGGGATGAATACCGTGAAGACGGTGGCCAAGGCGGCTAGCCATTTGGGCGTTAAGGTGTTAACGCTCTATGCCTTTTCGACCGAGAACTGGAAGCGGCCCTCGACCGAGGTGAACTACCTGATGAAGTTGCCGGTCGATTTCTTTGGGACCTTCGTCCCCGACCTCGTCAAGAATAATATTCGCGTCAAGGTCATGGGCTACACGGATCAACTGCCGGCAGCAACGCAAAAGGCGGTTCGTGATGCGATTGCCGATACGGCCGATTGTACCGGTATGGTGCTGAACTTTGCGCTGAACTACGGAGGGCGTGCCGAGATTGTGACGGCCACGCAGCGACTGGCCGAACAGGTGCGCACAGGGCAGCTCACGGCCGACGAGATTACGGCAGAGACCATCGGCCAGCAGCTGATGACCGGGGACTTAGCCGACTTGGCCGACCCCGACCTGCTGATTCGCACGAGTGGTGAGGAACGGCTATCGAATTTCATGCTCTGGCAGGTCGCCTACAGTGAGTTTGTGTTCATGCAGGAACATTGGCCGGACTTTGACCAAACCACGCTAGAACAGGCAATTTATACGTATCAGCAACGTCACCGGCGCTTTGGCGGGCTGACGCCAACTGCTGATCAAAAATAA
- a CDS encoding phosphatidate cytidylyltransferase, with protein sequence MKQRVITAVVALIIFIPIIIAGHIWIDIAAFALGLVALSEVLIMRKKLLVSPEAIISGIGILLVIAPQGWWVDLPHFLDPWYIVYLFVLLLLLRTVVSKNRFSFDDAGMITLSMLYIGIGFHFFIAARAVSLVALLYALFIVWTTDSGAYMIGRKLGKHKLAPHISPNKTWEGSIGGSLVATIVGSVFWYFFPIGHYSLIVMIILTLIFSIVGQFGDLVESALKRYYGVKDSGKILPGHGGILDRFDSLLLVLPVIHLFGLI encoded by the coding sequence ATGAAACAACGGGTTATCACGGCGGTTGTCGCCTTAATTATCTTTATCCCCATCATCATTGCGGGGCACATTTGGATCGACATTGCCGCCTTTGCTTTAGGGTTAGTGGCCTTATCAGAAGTCTTAATTATGCGGAAGAAATTGTTAGTGAGTCCGGAAGCCATTATTTCCGGAATCGGGATTCTCTTGGTGATCGCGCCACAGGGGTGGTGGGTGGATTTACCTCACTTCTTAGACCCGTGGTACATCGTCTACCTGTTTGTCCTCTTATTACTGCTACGGACGGTGGTTTCCAAGAATCGTTTTTCCTTTGATGATGCCGGGATGATTACCCTGAGCATGCTCTACATTGGGATTGGATTCCACTTCTTTATTGCCGCACGGGCAGTGAGCTTGGTGGCCCTGTTATACGCGCTATTTATCGTCTGGACCACGGACTCTGGGGCCTACATGATCGGCCGAAAGCTGGGTAAGCACAAGTTGGCGCCACACATCAGTCCCAACAAGACCTGGGAAGGTTCAATCGGCGGTTCGCTGGTGGCTACGATTGTTGGGAGTGTCTTCTGGTACTTCTTCCCAATCGGCCATTACAGCCTGATTGTCATGATTATCTTGACCCTGATCTTCTCTATCGTGGGTCAGTTCGGGGACTTGGTCGAATCCGCCTTGAAACGCTACTATGGCGTCAAGGATTCCGGTAAGATTTTGCCCGGCCATGGTGGTATCCTCGACCGGTTTGATAGTTTACTGTTGGTTCTCCCCGTCATTCATTTGTTCGGGTTAATTTAA